The proteins below come from a single Magallana gigas chromosome 10, xbMagGiga1.1, whole genome shotgun sequence genomic window:
- the LOC105344152 gene encoding high mobility group protein B1, producing the protein MTETLEAQLETLTNENAFLQKYFSLRKKCEQLQQANEKIVNRIQHVKKLIKRYKRERRFLTNRLDEHGDDYKDAQIPVMWEEDQIHNPLRAMKSSNGKAHGVKHSSDIISAVSPRVLADMGQISSSKSKKKVEKAKDFVGPKKPANAFLLFCQHRRTAVSEEYFKEKHEEISNHELTRRIALEWNILKPDQKKIYFDLYEQEKEQYEREMKIYHEQELSRGIDREPNKGRESSEEVDAAAMEMEAQSAVNALMMDN; encoded by the exons ATGACTGAAACGTTAGAAGCACAGTTAGAAACGCTCACGAACGAGAATGCATTCTTACAGAAGTACTTTTCCTTGAGGAAGAAGTGCGAACAGCTTCAACAG GCTAATGAGAAAATAGTCAACAGAATACAGCATGTGAAGAAGCTCATCAAGAGATACAAGAGGGAGAGAAG GTTTCTAACCAACCGCCTGGATGAACATGGGGACGACTACAAAGATGCACAGATTCCAGTGATGTGGGAG GAGGATCAAATACACAACCCTCTTCGTGCAATGAAAAGCAGCAATGGAAAAGCTCATGGAGTGAAACATTCATCTGACATCATCTCAGCAGTCAGTCCCCGAGTGTTAGCAGACATGGGACAAATCTCCTCAA GTAAATCCAAAAAGAAGGTAGAAAAAGCCAAGGACTTTGTTGGCCCTAAGAAGCCCGCCAAtgcatttcttttgttttgtcaGCACAGGAGGACGGCCGTGTCAGAGGAATACTTCAAG GAGAAACATGAAGAAATTTCAAACCATGAGTTGACTCGTAGAATTGCTTTGGAGTGGAATATTCTAAAACCAGATCAGAAAAAA ATTTACTTTGACTTGTATGAACAAGAGAAGGAgcaatatgagagagagatgAAAATCTACCACGAGCAGGAATTGTCTCGGGGGATCGACAGAGAGCCTAACAAGGGACGCGAGAGCTCAGAGGAAGTGGATGCTGCTGCCATGGAAATGGAGGCACAGAGTGCCGTCAACGCACTAATGATGGACAACTGA
- the LOC105344153 gene encoding enkurin produces MLEEASIYNLIPTEEEKKIKQARYNSKFRDNVKQEYVSGRGDHKTMGQAKVPAPTTDNFLKKRTKDVILPRDLPPDQQFKYADEERRRPPVPRKDDKPLMGLKTSKNFITTNAVQNITSVPRQPQKVYVDTRGGHKNLLEPSGLEPVYTNKKDFGETPKYLIRRRDEMQRAQEEYDAYVAEHFRRGAMKSLTADERAAILKGLKQNWEEIHDQYQGLSVVPDTAPKKNRKERMEAEMKQLERDIETVERHKIIYIAN; encoded by the exons caaacaagCAAG ATACAACTCCAAATTTCGGGATAATGTGAAACAAGAATATGTGTCTGGTCGAGGGGACCACAAAACTATGGGACAAGCCAAGGTGCCTGCCCCAACCACAGATAATTTCCTCAAGAAACGCACCAAAGATGTCATATTACCAAGAG ATCTTCCCCCAGACCAACAATTCAAGTATGCCGATGAGGAGAGGAGGAGACCCCCAGTCCCAAGGAAAGATGATAAGCCCTTAATGGGCCTGAAAACCTCCAAGAACTTCATCACTACAAATGCAGTCCAGAACATTACATCTGTCCCAAGACAACCACAGAAGGTTTACGTGGATACCAGAGGAGGCCACAAAAATCTCTTGGAGCCATCAGGCTTAGAACCTGTGTACACAAACAAAAAG GATTTTGGAGAAACACCAAAATACTTGATCAGGAGAAGGGATGAAATGCAGAGAGCACAGGAGGAGTATGATGCCTATGTTGCCGAGCATTTCCGTCGCGGAGCCATGAAATCTCTCACAGCCGACGAGAGAGCTGCAATTCTCAAGGGACTTAAACAAAACTGGGAAGAAATTCATGACCAGTATCAGGGTCTATCAGTGGTTCCTGACACCGCCCCCAAAAAGAACAGAAAAGAACGAATGGAAGCCGAAATGAAACAACTAGAAAGAGACATTGAAACCGTTGAAAGGCACAAAATCATCTATATAGCAAATTAA